Sequence from the Fodinibius saliphilus genome:
ACGTGTGCCTTTACATACACTCCGTGCTGATATTGATTATTACTGCGCAACCTCCAACACTATTTATGGATCAATCGGTGTAAAAGTATGGATCTTCAAAGGAGAAGTACTTGGTGATGTAGAACTCACACCTGGAGACGCGCATTCTCAGAAGAAGGATGATTCCCGAGGACGACGTGGAAAAGGCAAACGCCGCTCTCGTCGTAGAAGAAGAAATAGAAGTAACTAACACTGTAAACATTTAAGTCATGTTAGAACCAAAAAACGTAAGACGCCGACGGCAGCATCGTAGAAGCCTGAAAGGAACGGCTCAGCGAGGACATACTCTGGCTTACGGAGATTTTGGTCTGAAGGCTCTTGAGCCTAAATACATCACTTCTCGACAAATTGAATCTTGTCGAATTGCAATTGCACGTCAATTGCAACGTGATGGTCAGACGTGGATCCGTATTTTTCCGGATATGCCAAAAACTTCTCAGCCCGCAGAAACGCGAATGGGTAAAGGTAAAGGCGCTGTCGAGGAATATGTGGCAGTTGTAAAACCCGGAAGAATTTTGTTCGAAATCGCTGGAGTTCCTGAAGACTTGGCGTGGGATGCAATGCGACGCGCTGATTATAAGCTTCCTATTAAAACGAAGTTCATCGTTCGTCGTGATTACGATGGACCTTAATCAATAAAGGTATTAGAGGAATCATGAAGGCACACGAACTTAGAGAAAAATCTATTGCTGAATTAAAGGCACGTCTCGAAGACGAAAAGCAGGCCTTACAAGACATGAAGTTTAACCGTGCAATTGCCGGTCAACTTGAAAACCCTGCTCGTGTTTCTATGACACGCAAAGAGATTGCCCGAATTCATACGATCATTACTGAAAAACAACAAGAAAGTGCTGGATAATTATACAATGGCACAAACTGAACGAGTACAACGAAGACAACGAACAGGTCGCGTAGTTAGCAACAGAATGGATAAATCTATTACCGTTGCTGTAGATAGAAAAGTAAAACACGCGATCTATGGTAAATACATAACTAAAACGACCAAGTATATGGCCCATGACGAAGAAAATGAGGCCAATGAGGGTGACGTAGTGCAAATTATGTCTACTCGACCGCTTTCTAAGCGTAAATCTTGGCGATTGGTTGAAATCATTGAACGAGCAAAATAACGGATATTAGGAATCTGCAATGGTACAAGCACAAACTCAATTAAACGTTGCTGACAATAGCGGAGCTCGTCAGCTCAATTGTATCAAAGTTTTGGGCGACTCCAAACGACGATACGCACGAATTGGCGATCTTATTTCCTGCTCAGTAAAAACAGCTATTCCCGGTGGAAATGTTAAAAAGGGAGAAGTTGTAAATGCTGTGGTAGTACGAACAAAAAAGGAAATACGACGCCAGGATGGCAGCTACATTAGATTCGATGAAAATGCGGCAGTTATCATCAATAAAGATAGTGAACCTGTTGGAACACGTATCTTTGGACCGGTAGCTCGAGAACTCCGCGAACGAAATTACATGCGTATTGTATCACTAGCGCCAGAAGTGCTTTAAAAACAGAATTTTATTATGCCACGCACAACTAACAAAAGAAAGAAATTACACGTCAAAAAAGGGGATGAGGTTAAAATCATCGCTGGTAACGACAAAGGTCGGGAAGGCCGAGTATTAGCGGTATTCCCAGACAAAGAACGCGTATTGGTCGAAGGTATAAATATGCGTGTTCATCACGATCAACCAACCCAGGAAAATCCGCAGGGTGGGCGTATTGAACGTGAGGTTTCAATTCATATTTCGAATGTGATGGTTATTGATCCATCAACTGGAGAACCAACTAGAATTGGCCGAAAAAGAATTGAAGAAGATGGCGGCGGACGTTGGGTTCGTTACGCTAAGACAAGTGGCGAGATCATTGATAAATAAGAATCTATTTTAGAATGGCAGAAGCAAGATTAAATACTCAGTATAAAGACGAAATTATTTCTAGCCTCGAAGAGCAGTTTGACTATGCAAGTGTCATGGCTGTTCCCAAGCTTGAAAAGATTGTAATCAATTGTGGCGTAGGCGAAGCTGTAGAAAATGAGAAATTTTTGGATACAGTGGTAGAAAACGTAGCAAAGATTACAGGTCAGCGTCCTGTAACAACAAAGGCTAAAAAATCGATTTCTAATTTTAAGGTTAGAGATGGACAGCCTATAGGATGTAAGGTGACATTGCGAGGCAGGCAGATGTATGAGTTTCTGGATCGCTTAATTAACCTGGCATTACCCCGAACCCGCGATTTTCAAGGGGTTCCTGACAAAAGCTTTGATGGACGAGGTAATTATACACTCGGTATAAAAGATCATACCATATTTCCTGAAATCAATACCGAAGAGGTTGACAATGTTCATGGTCTTGATGTAACGTTTGTAACAAGCGCTGAGACTGATGAAGAAGCATTTGCCTTGCTAAAAGGATTTGGAATGCCATTTCAGAAACGAAATTAAATCTACAAGCATAACACATTATGGCAAAAACAGCTTGGATAGCACGTAACGAAAAAAGAAAACGAACGGTAAAGAAGTATGCCGAAAAGCGTAAAAAGCTTAAGGAAGAAGGCAAGTGGGTAGAGCTTCAAAAACTACCTCGCGATGCCAGTCCAACTCGCGTCAACAATCGTTGTAATTTAACAGGACGTTGTCGCGGCTATATTCGCAAATACGGTATCTCTCGAATTAAATTTCGTGAACTTGCTCTTGACGGGAAAATTCCCGGAGTTCGAAAAGCAAGTTGGTAACATTTTAACGAAGAACTTTTATGTTTGATCCAATTTCAGATTATTTGACAAGAATACGTAACGCTCAGAGGGCGGGTCATCGACGAGTCGATATCCCCGCTTCTAAGCTGAAGCGTGCGATGACTAAAATCCTGTTGGATAAGGGATACATTAACAAGTTTATCAATATTGATGACGATAAACAGGGAATGCTTCGCTTATTCCTTAAATATGATGCGTATGGTCATCCAGTAATCAAAAAGATGAAACGACGCTCTAAACCTGGCCTGCGAGAATATTGTGGATCCGATGAAATACCACGTGCTCTTAATGGTCTTGGAATTGTTATTCTCTCTACCTCGCGTGGAGTGATGACGGATAAAGAAGCCCGCAAAGTTAAAGTGGGTGGCGAAGTCTTGTGCACTGTTTATTAAAAATAAGGTAATAGAATTATGTCACGTATCGGAAATCAACCGATTGAATTAAAAGATGATGTTGAATTCAGTATTGATGCTGATAACGTCGTTACGATTAAAGGTGAAAAAGGTAGCGATACGCTTCAAATTCACGAAGGTATCAATATTGAGAAAAAAGACGGTGAGCTGATTGTTAATCGCAGCTCAGACGAAAAATTCGACCGTTCCTTGCACGGCCTTTACCGGTCACTATTAAACAATATAGTGACAGGCGTTTCAGAAGGCTATAAAAAGGAACTCGAAATACGAGGGGTCGGTTATCGGGCATCATTAAGTAATGGTGTTCTTGAATTAACTCTTGGTTTTTCTCATCCCATCTATTTCGTAGCACCAGATGGCGTTGATATTGAAGTTGAAACTAAGGGACGTAAGAACCCCACAATCATTGTTACAGGAATTAATAAGGAATTAGTTGGACAGGTTTCTGCTAAAATACGATCGCTTCGTCCGCCGGAGCCCTACAAAGGTAAGGGTATCCGCTATGTTGATGAATGGGTTCGTAGAAAAGCAGGTAAATCAGCCGCTAAAGCTTAATAGGATTTATTTACGATGGATAAGAATATTCAGAAAAAAGAACGTCGAGATAAGATACGTCGCCGCATCCGTGCAACCATTCGCGGAACGGGTGATCGTCCACGGTTGAGTGTCTATAAAAGTAATAAGCATGTTTATGCTCAGCTCGTAGATGATCTGATGGGCAAGACTCTTGTGGCTGCTTCCAGTCAATCAGAAGAAATTGCTGATGATGTTGATGGAAAAGCAAAGCAGGAGACAGCAGAAGTTGTAGGAAAATACTTGGCTGAGCTTGCCGATGAAAAAGGAATTAATAAAGCCGTTTTCGATCGAAGTGGTTATAAATATCACGGCGTAATCAAAGCACTGGCTGACGGTGCTCGCGAAGGTGGATTAGACTTTTAAAAAGAATTATTATGCCTAAAATAAGAAGAAGACATAACGTAGCACCTAAGAATCTGAACCTTGAAGAGAAGCTGGTTCATATTAACCGGGTTTCTAAGGTTGTTAAGGGTGGTCGTCGATTTAGCTTTAATGCAATTGTAGTAGTTGGTAATAAAGATGGTGTCGTAGGACATGGTCTTGGTAAGGCC
This genomic interval carries:
- the rplP gene encoding 50S ribosomal protein L16, whose product is MLEPKNVRRRRQHRRSLKGTAQRGHTLAYGDFGLKALEPKYITSRQIESCRIAIARQLQRDGQTWIRIFPDMPKTSQPAETRMGKGKGAVEEYVAVVKPGRILFEIAGVPEDLAWDAMRRADYKLPIKTKFIVRRDYDGP
- the rpmC gene encoding 50S ribosomal protein L29, whose product is MKAHELREKSIAELKARLEDEKQALQDMKFNRAIAGQLENPARVSMTRKEIARIHTIITEKQQESAG
- the rpsQ gene encoding 30S ribosomal protein S17, which gives rise to MAQTERVQRRQRTGRVVSNRMDKSITVAVDRKVKHAIYGKYITKTTKYMAHDEENEANEGDVVQIMSTRPLSKRKSWRLVEIIERAK
- the rplN gene encoding 50S ribosomal protein L14, which gives rise to MVQAQTQLNVADNSGARQLNCIKVLGDSKRRYARIGDLISCSVKTAIPGGNVKKGEVVNAVVVRTKKEIRRQDGSYIRFDENAAVIINKDSEPVGTRIFGPVARELRERNYMRIVSLAPEVL
- the rplX gene encoding 50S ribosomal protein L24, producing the protein MPRTTNKRKKLHVKKGDEVKIIAGNDKGREGRVLAVFPDKERVLVEGINMRVHHDQPTQENPQGGRIEREVSIHISNVMVIDPSTGEPTRIGRKRIEEDGGGRWVRYAKTSGEIIDK
- the rplE gene encoding 50S ribosomal protein L5, which produces MAEARLNTQYKDEIISSLEEQFDYASVMAVPKLEKIVINCGVGEAVENEKFLDTVVENVAKITGQRPVTTKAKKSISNFKVRDGQPIGCKVTLRGRQMYEFLDRLINLALPRTRDFQGVPDKSFDGRGNYTLGIKDHTIFPEINTEEVDNVHGLDVTFVTSAETDEEAFALLKGFGMPFQKRN
- the rpsN gene encoding 30S ribosomal protein S14, producing the protein MAKTAWIARNEKRKRTVKKYAEKRKKLKEEGKWVELQKLPRDASPTRVNNRCNLTGRCRGYIRKYGISRIKFRELALDGKIPGVRKASW
- the rpsH gene encoding 30S ribosomal protein S8 → MFDPISDYLTRIRNAQRAGHRRVDIPASKLKRAMTKILLDKGYINKFINIDDDKQGMLRLFLKYDAYGHPVIKKMKRRSKPGLREYCGSDEIPRALNGLGIVILSTSRGVMTDKEARKVKVGGEVLCTVY
- the rplF gene encoding 50S ribosomal protein L6, with product MSRIGNQPIELKDDVEFSIDADNVVTIKGEKGSDTLQIHEGINIEKKDGELIVNRSSDEKFDRSLHGLYRSLLNNIVTGVSEGYKKELEIRGVGYRASLSNGVLELTLGFSHPIYFVAPDGVDIEVETKGRKNPTIIVTGINKELVGQVSAKIRSLRPPEPYKGKGIRYVDEWVRRKAGKSAAKA
- the rplR gene encoding 50S ribosomal protein L18, coding for MDKNIQKKERRDKIRRRIRATIRGTGDRPRLSVYKSNKHVYAQLVDDLMGKTLVAASSQSEEIADDVDGKAKQETAEVVGKYLAELADEKGINKAVFDRSGYKYHGVIKALADGAREGGLDF